The sequence below is a genomic window from Lolium perenne isolate Kyuss_39 chromosome 7, Kyuss_2.0, whole genome shotgun sequence.
GGCCGCGATGCCCTTAGAATACCCCATGAATCCATGATCCGGATGCTACCTAGGCAGGCTCCATGCCAATCCCGATGTCAGTCCATCACTCCATCTCTCCTCTTATCCTGTGGAGCAAAAAGCGCCTACCCGAATAATCAGGCGAGGCAGGCACGTGCGCCCGATTATATATGACCAACGAGGCGGCGCCACCTGCGATCTGCCGCACCGCCCGCCGGTCTGCCACTCCGTCTAGGCTAAAACCAGGGTCTGGCTTCCCACCGTatcgtcttcttcctctgcgCAGGCTCGCGCTGGGTTGAGCGGTTTCCTGTAACCTATAAAGTCAGGATCACCTTGCTCTCTCCCAACTCATCTCACTCACACACTCTCTTAGCGACTTTAGCCAGCTTTGTACACTTCAGCGACTTCACTGCAGCTACCTCGCGGCCATGTCTACGGTGACCCTGTTGGTGCAGCACCTCGGCTGCACCTATCTTCATCTATCTCTCAACACTCTGAGGAACTCTACAGACACGCCTATGCCAAGGATGAAGAAGACAGCTTTGCCGTGAGACTTCCTTGGCAACCACAATTGCTACATTTTCTCACTTTCTCCTTAACCAATCAAACAAAGTACAATGCCTTAAATAGGCAGCACATACGCACAGAGGCCACTACTCCCATGCACTCACACCACTACCGGGCTACCGGCCACTAACACATGACCGGGCCAACACCTGAACGAATGCAGCAAACTACTCGCATGCACTAACAGCTGATCCGACTCTCCTGCTGCCGATCCTTCGGCCACGCCCATACGCGGCTTGTTTGACCTGGCCAGCACATTGATCGGTCGCTCAGACGACTGCTAGCTATATACAGACTTAAACCTACGGAGTGGACTCGAACACGAGCCTGACTCGCGCCACCGCAACGCACACACGCGACATACACACGTCGCGGTTTATTCCTAACAATCTCCCCCTAAACCGTGACCTACAGAAGAGCTAGCTCGTCATCGACATGGTCAACATTACGACCACCACCAAGCTTGACGCAGCCTCCATCCTCTTTCTGATCTTGTGGTCATGGACGGCGCCACACGCCGTCGCAGCCACCATCTTCCCGGCGCACTGACGCCTGCCACACTAACGGCTTTCTTGCTTCACTCGAGCTCCAACTCGAGCTCCTCCATGATCCGCATGCCCCAGCTCGCGCGCCTAATGCGCTCCAACGCGATCAACGCGGCCGGCCTGCTGCTGGACCAACTCCTCCGCCTAACTCGCCACGCTCCACACGCCCCAGCTCGTGCCCACGTCGCGCTCCAACGCGATCAACACGGCCGGCCCTGCGTGCCTAGGACGCGGTCTTCTTCCTCGGCGACACACGCCGAGCTTCTTCTCCGCCAGTGACACATGGAACAACCGGAGCACACACACACGCCGGTCGCCGTCATGCTCACCCGGTCACCGCTTCCATGGCCTTCGCATGGCGCCGCTACAGCCTTTGTGACCGCGCAGCACCTCCACGCCTCCGCCATGCCGCGCCACCGTGCTCGCCGCACATAGGGCGTCACAACGCGCCGCCTCCGTGTCCACCGTGCTCGTCGCGGACTGACCACGTGCCACGGCCTCGAAccatgaggctctgataccaaatgttgGTGCAGCACCTCGGCTGCACCTATCTTCATCTATCTCTCAACACTCTGAGGAACTCTACAGACACGCCTATGCCAAGGATGAAGAAGACAGCTTTGCCGTGAGACTTCCTTGGCAACCACAATTGCTACATTTTCTCACTTTCTCCTTAACCAATCAAACAAAGTACAATGCCTTAAATAGGCAGCAGCACATACGCACAGAGGCCACTACTCCCATGCACTCACAGACCCGCGCCTACCTCGACCAGAGGCTCGCCATCGCAAAGCGCTGCTCCAGAGGTAACCAGCAATGGCCGGTTCCTGAGGCCAGCAATGCTCTTACCATTCTGTTGTACATAGTTGCGTGTCCATGCTGAAACTTATCGTGATTAACATGTCTGTGGTGATTTGAAACTGCAGAGGCCGCCATGGCAGGAGCCAAGGCCGcggccgtcgccaccgtcgcagccGCAGTCCCCACCGTAAGCAGCACCTTTTTTCACCCTTCGCTACTGACTCGTTTATTTGGGAACTATTGAATTGCATGCACTAGCCAACTATTCCAAAAGCCCGAGCTGATGGAAAGATGTAGGCAATTTATTTCAACACTCACCCTACGTTTTTGCCCTTTGGCCTATTGTGACGCATGTTTTGGGAAGCCGCAATATTTCTTTTAATTCTTGCGTTGGTCAGGATTTGATCCTAGGAACCttctgctctgataccatattgaaTTACATGCACTAACCAACTATTCCAAAAGCCCGAGCTGATGGAAAGATGTAGGCAATTTATTTCAACAGGAACAATGCACAATCTCATCCTGTTTCTTCTTCCGTGCGATTTCTCCTCTACTCTCAACTGGCGAGCGTGAGGATGCTGCCGTGGGCGAAGGCGCACCTGAACCCCGCCGGCCAGGCGCTCATCATCTCCACCGTCGCCGGGATGGCATACTTCATCGTCGCCGACAAGACCATCCTGTCCATGGTCAGGAAGCACTCGTTTGAGGACGCACCggaccacctcaagaacacatccTTCCAGTAATTAGGCTCTAGATCAATAAGGGGGGCGCAATAAATGTGTGTACGCCATACGCACGTGTCCGCTGAAGGATTGTATAATGTTCAGCGACAGAGGCGAGGTGATACAGTGAAGATACTAGTGTTTTGTCCTTCTCTTCCTGAGGAAATTAAGCACTTAATTATCTGATGATTTAATCATGTATCTTCTGAGCCAGAAATCTCGGATCGGTAACAATATAGTACTCCTATTAATTTGTACATCCCTCAAGGTTACCCTTTCATCATTCATCTTACTTTGAAAATTATATTTTGAAGTTTCAAAAAATTATGAAAAACTCCTACATATTGATAATAATGGTGTATTCATCCGAAACATCTTGTATGTTGAGACACACGGAAATAAGAAAGTGTGACAGATTTGGAGGTttcaaattttaactattcatggTTCATATACACACTTTAATCATTTTTTCCAGCCTAAAATGTATGATTTTTCGAGCTGAGATTTTACATATTGATAGAATACATCATTGCCTACGCTATATTTttctgaactttttaaactttaaaatGGCATTTTATTTTTTATTAGAAAACAAGCTACATTTAACTGGGCCTACAAAATGCCGCATCCATGCATGGGAAGAATCGTGCAGGCTTCCACTAGTAGCAATTTAGTAAATGTGCTCCCAAAAAATTGTAATGAACGTTTCCATTTTGGGGTGCAAACAAAATTAGAGTAAAAATCTTATGACCAACCGGCCCACTCCAGTATTGTTGATGGCAAAGTTGATACAGAAGATGTAATCTGCAGTGACATAAGTGGCCACAACAATGAGAAATAATTGTGTTCCGTGCATGAAACATCCCATGCACGAAACCGCTCTCTTTTGCCATGTTTTTGTGCATAAAACTTAATAATACTTGGCAGCACGAATTATAAAGCCATGGAAACCGTGTGTCCACCTCCCGTGCACGAGACAATCGCCCCTCTCCCACAATAGCATTATAACATGTTCAAAACCTGATAAGAACCA
It includes:
- the LOC139834214 gene encoding early nodulin-93-like, with translation MAGAKAAAVATVAAAVPTLASVRMLPWAKAHLNPAGQALIISTVAGMAYFIVADKTILSMVRKHSFEDAPDHLKNTSFQ